One window from the genome of Amycolatopsis sp. NBC_01480 encodes:
- a CDS encoding alpha/beta hydrolase family protein, translated as MRALDGIAAQFFGEVPPASADPLRLARPGAPPFLIMHGDDDHRIGLRQSERLRDGLAAAGVPASLIVVPGADHAGPEFSSPELVAQAVRFLRESWTGR; from the coding sequence TTGCGCGCGCTCGACGGCATCGCGGCCCAGTTCTTCGGGGAGGTCCCGCCTGCCTCGGCGGACCCGCTCCGGCTGGCCCGCCCGGGCGCGCCGCCGTTTCTGATCATGCACGGCGACGACGACCACCGCATCGGCCTGCGCCAGAGCGAACGGCTGCGCGACGGGCTGGCCGCGGCCGGCGTGCCCGCGTCGCTGATCGTCGTCCCGGGCGCCGACCACGCCGGTCCGGAGTTCTCCTCGCCCGAGCTGGTCGCGCAAGCGGTGCGGTTCCTCCGCGAGAGCTGGACTGGGCGTTAG
- a CDS encoding DeoR/GlpR family DNA-binding transcription regulator has translation MRSAERRQVIVERLRGSAQVAVAELAQATGASEMTVRRDLDVLAAHGVLRRVHGGAVPVVPTGVEPPFDARLATSADTKQSIAALVASMISDGETVLLDSGTTALEVAKWLRDRPVTVMPLSLHAALALVDAPNVRILLPGGEPRPGELALAGPLALASMRSLRFDVAVLGACAFSLDAGLTAFDLSDAEVKQQALAVSRRSILAADGSKWGHAALAHVCAAGDLGAIVTDESAPEEQRRQLAGLGVHVYVA, from the coding sequence ATGAGAAGTGCTGAACGCCGGCAGGTCATCGTCGAGCGGCTGCGGGGATCCGCGCAGGTGGCGGTGGCCGAGCTCGCGCAGGCGACCGGCGCGTCGGAGATGACCGTGCGGCGGGACCTCGACGTGCTGGCCGCACACGGCGTGCTGCGGCGGGTGCACGGCGGCGCCGTTCCGGTGGTGCCGACGGGGGTCGAGCCGCCATTCGACGCGCGGCTGGCCACCAGCGCCGACACCAAGCAGTCGATCGCCGCGCTGGTGGCGTCGATGATCTCCGACGGCGAAACCGTGCTCCTGGACAGCGGCACCACGGCGTTGGAGGTCGCGAAGTGGCTGCGCGACCGGCCGGTGACGGTGATGCCGCTATCGCTGCACGCCGCACTCGCACTCGTTGACGCGCCGAATGTTCGAATCCTGCTGCCCGGCGGCGAGCCGCGCCCCGGTGAGCTGGCGCTGGCCGGCCCCCTGGCGCTGGCGTCAATGCGGTCGCTGCGGTTCGACGTGGCCGTGCTCGGCGCTTGTGCCTTCAGCCTCGACGCGGGCCTGACCGCGTTCGACCTCAGCGACGCCGAGGTCAAGCAGCAGGCGCTCGCCGTTTCACGCCGGTCGATCCTCGCGGCGGACGGCTCGAAATGGGGCCACGCCGCCCTCGCGCACGTGTGCGCCGCGGGCGACCTCGGCGCCATCGTCACCGACGAGTCGGCCCCCGAAGAACAACGGCGCCAGCTGGCTGGGCTCGGCGTGCACGTGTACGTCGCCTGA
- a CDS encoding FUSC family protein, protein MNALARGGGMLVVILVVVGGTAGIGAAVGLGRTMILAGLTALFCFIAANGGPLRPDLRLLAAFAPAVIIGAAGPRLLGQVSVVAAVALLVLVVFVSALLPALGQRFVTVGLGLGMASVFGYGFQLTGSASTAQIIGAPALAVAVVFVLRLLMGLGDPGKPTRAALADALAGPDSDSAERVTRLWLADRPRRWQARVLGAGLRAHGTAAVLGDRLRALDPEPAEAVTAVLAAAKEELARIAEAVREKNAPAELAPVTRVEPAVELPGETRRLIDELWAAIEAVHAAVAVRDESTVDFPRHLVEEAVRHEAAGALSWRSAQLRHAVRCALGMLVAVIVASLRPGDPLTVSFLMTTYAIMQPEWRDTLSKAWQRCAGAVAGAVVLALVLWLLPHSALLPIGLVALLAGFPFMQTKPMVFNGCIVLMSVGVNATTRHLDAVSVLLEYLLLVLLAVVIGLLFGFAAVPGVPKPSVAQRFADATAAMGELLATVASRLRGEPPAQRELGLRFRAAARTHQDLLSPEAGSRNPDDAQREALDEAADGLRGLASSAGAMLRGGSAELAAFAEGAARALADGSVPPALPDPADDEQRLVADLILADVLRVQHARPVLAPSA, encoded by the coding sequence GTGAACGCTCTGGCGCGCGGCGGCGGGATGCTCGTCGTCATTCTGGTGGTGGTCGGCGGGACGGCCGGGATCGGCGCGGCCGTCGGGCTCGGCAGGACGATGATCCTGGCTGGGCTGACCGCCCTCTTCTGCTTCATCGCGGCGAACGGCGGACCGCTGCGGCCCGACCTGCGGCTGCTGGCGGCGTTCGCGCCCGCGGTGATCATCGGCGCGGCCGGGCCGCGGCTGCTCGGCCAGGTCTCGGTGGTGGCCGCGGTGGCGCTGCTGGTGCTGGTGGTGTTCGTGTCCGCGCTGCTGCCGGCGCTGGGCCAGCGGTTCGTGACGGTCGGGCTCGGCCTGGGCATGGCGTCGGTGTTCGGCTACGGCTTCCAGCTGACCGGCTCGGCGAGCACCGCGCAGATCATCGGGGCGCCCGCGCTCGCGGTGGCCGTCGTGTTCGTGCTGCGGCTGCTGATGGGCCTCGGCGACCCGGGCAAGCCGACCCGCGCCGCGCTCGCCGACGCGCTGGCCGGCCCGGATTCCGACAGCGCCGAGCGCGTGACCCGGCTCTGGCTGGCCGACCGGCCGCGCAGGTGGCAGGCCCGGGTGCTCGGCGCGGGCCTGCGCGCCCACGGCACCGCCGCGGTGCTGGGCGACCGGCTCCGCGCGCTGGACCCGGAACCGGCCGAAGCGGTCACGGCCGTGCTCGCCGCGGCCAAGGAGGAGCTGGCGCGGATCGCCGAAGCCGTCCGCGAGAAGAACGCCCCGGCCGAACTCGCCCCGGTCACCCGCGTCGAGCCGGCCGTGGAGCTGCCGGGCGAGACGCGCCGGCTGATCGACGAGCTGTGGGCCGCGATCGAGGCCGTGCACGCGGCGGTCGCCGTCCGGGACGAGTCCACTGTGGACTTCCCGCGCCACCTCGTCGAGGAGGCCGTGCGGCACGAGGCGGCGGGCGCGCTGTCGTGGCGCTCGGCCCAGCTGCGGCACGCGGTCCGGTGCGCGCTGGGCATGCTGGTCGCGGTGATCGTGGCGAGCCTGCGGCCCGGCGACCCGCTCACCGTGTCGTTCCTGATGACCACGTACGCGATCATGCAGCCGGAGTGGCGCGACACCCTGTCGAAGGCCTGGCAGCGGTGCGCGGGCGCGGTGGCCGGCGCCGTGGTGCTCGCGCTGGTGCTGTGGCTGCTGCCGCATTCCGCGCTGCTGCCGATCGGGCTCGTCGCGCTGCTCGCCGGATTCCCGTTCATGCAGACGAAACCCATGGTGTTCAACGGGTGCATCGTGCTGATGAGCGTCGGGGTGAACGCGACCACGCGGCATCTCGACGCGGTGTCGGTGCTCCTGGAGTACCTCCTGCTGGTGCTGCTGGCCGTGGTGATCGGCCTGCTGTTCGGCTTCGCCGCCGTGCCCGGGGTGCCGAAGCCGTCGGTGGCGCAGCGGTTCGCCGACGCCACGGCCGCGATGGGCGAGCTGCTCGCCACCGTCGCGTCCCGGCTGCGCGGCGAGCCACCGGCGCAGCGGGAGCTGGGCCTGCGGTTCCGCGCCGCCGCGCGCACGCACCAGGACCTGCTCAGCCCGGAAGCGGGCAGCCGTAACCCTGACGACGCCCAGCGCGAGGCCCTCGACGAGGCGGCCGACGGGCTGCGCGGGCTCGCGTCGTCCGCGGGTGCCATGCTGCGCGGCGGCTCGGCCGAGCTGGCCGCGTTCGCCGAAGGCGCCGCCCGGGCACTGGCCGACGGGAGTGTGCCGCCTGCCCTCCCGGACCCGGCGGACGACGAGCAGCGCCTGGTGGCGGACCTGATCCTCGCCGACGTCCTGCGGGTGCAGCACGCGCGGCCGGTGCTCGCCCCTTCGGCTTAG
- a CDS encoding protein kinase domain-containing protein, with protein MVEQLAGVLDLAHADGLVHRDLKPSNVRVLDDDFVYLFDFGIASRPDLTATGGSRVTGTPDYMAPEQFESGPVDHRADVYSLACLFYTCLTGRPPFATGSLPEAMRAHLDQPPPRPAAEHPFLPPGFDTVVATGMAKRPENRYATAGALAAAVRAALAGTVAPTVGGPGAVPPVGGLQPTRRDGFAPVGGFGPENAGGSGRSRLRVAAVVAVVLVLGGGITAAAVAGRSPQLAGTAMAVAPGSASGTPSAGSPVAKPKLAVLPPLPAGTVSSVPVGQAPFGLAVAPDGRRVYVADEGGGTVSVVDAATSARVATIPMSGNPSGVAFTPSGDAVWIAVPQGLQEIDPATATIRRTVPLQARAYSMAISAGGRFGYTALERDGLVVEVDLRAGVVTRRYPVTSPGFVALSPDGTTLAVTSFDDSNLVLLDRADGHLVATVPLGGAAFSPTYSPDGRQLYVAEADRPQADLVDVASHSVTGSVTFDKPAVNVAFTPDGKTAYAHGEGNVLTIIDVATGKARGTLPVTADNSASVALAPDGSRAYVVDQDRGVLLVAALPAGK; from the coding sequence GTGGTGGAGCAGCTGGCCGGCGTGCTCGACCTGGCCCACGCCGACGGGCTCGTGCACCGCGACCTCAAACCGTCCAATGTGCGCGTGCTCGACGACGATTTCGTGTACCTGTTCGACTTCGGCATCGCGAGCCGGCCGGACCTCACCGCGACCGGCGGCTCCCGGGTCACCGGGACGCCGGACTACATGGCGCCCGAACAGTTCGAGAGCGGCCCGGTCGACCACCGCGCCGACGTCTACTCGCTGGCGTGCCTGTTCTACACCTGCCTCACCGGCCGGCCGCCGTTCGCCACGGGCAGCTTGCCCGAAGCGATGCGCGCCCACCTCGACCAGCCGCCGCCCCGGCCCGCCGCCGAGCACCCGTTCCTGCCGCCTGGGTTCGACACCGTGGTTGCTACCGGGATGGCGAAACGGCCCGAAAACCGTTACGCCACAGCGGGTGCGCTTGCGGCGGCGGTGCGGGCGGCACTGGCTGGGACCGTGGCGCCGACGGTGGGCGGGCCCGGGGCGGTGCCGCCGGTTGGCGGACTTCAGCCCACCCGCAGGGACGGATTCGCGCCGGTAGGCGGTTTCGGGCCTGAGAATGCTGGCGGGTCCGGGCGCAGTCGGCTTCGCGTCGCCGCGGTAGTCGCCGTGGTGCTGGTGCTGGGCGGCGGGATCACGGCCGCCGCGGTGGCCGGGCGTTCACCACAACTGGCGGGTACGGCCATGGCGGTCGCGCCGGGGTCGGCCTCCGGAACGCCGTCCGCGGGATCACCGGTCGCGAAGCCGAAGCTCGCGGTCCTGCCGCCGCTGCCCGCTGGGACCGTCAGCAGCGTTCCGGTGGGACAGGCGCCGTTCGGGCTGGCCGTGGCGCCGGACGGGCGCCGGGTCTACGTCGCGGACGAGGGTGGCGGCACCGTCAGCGTCGTCGATGCGGCCACGAGCGCCCGCGTCGCGACGATTCCGATGTCGGGCAACCCGTCCGGCGTGGCCTTCACGCCCTCCGGCGACGCGGTGTGGATCGCTGTGCCGCAGGGATTGCAGGAGATCGATCCCGCGACGGCCACCATCCGCCGGACCGTGCCGCTGCAGGCCCGCGCGTACTCGATGGCGATCTCCGCCGGCGGCCGATTCGGCTACACGGCGTTGGAGCGCGACGGGCTGGTGGTGGAGGTCGACCTGCGCGCCGGCGTGGTCACCCGGCGGTACCCAGTCACCTCGCCGGGTTTCGTCGCACTGTCGCCGGACGGGACCACCCTCGCCGTGACCAGTTTCGACGACTCGAACCTGGTCCTGCTCGACCGCGCCGACGGGCACCTCGTGGCCACCGTTCCGTTGGGCGGCGCGGCTTTCTCACCGACGTACAGCCCGGACGGGCGGCAGCTATACGTCGCCGAAGCCGACCGGCCCCAGGCGGATCTGGTCGACGTCGCTTCGCACAGCGTCACCGGGTCCGTCACGTTCGACAAGCCGGCCGTCAACGTCGCTTTCACGCCGGACGGCAAGACCGCCTACGCCCACGGCGAGGGCAACGTGCTGACGATCATCGACGTCGCGACCGGCAAAGCACGCGGCACCCTGCCGGTGACGGCGGACAACTCGGCGTCGGTCGCGCTCGCGCCGGACGGGAGCCGCGCGTACGTGGTCGACCAGGATCGCGGCGTGCTGCTCGTGGCGGCGCTGCCCGCGGGCAAGTGA
- a CDS encoding Lrp/AsnC family transcriptional regulator translates to MSAVDDIDLRLIGFLKLDGRRSYADMAAEVGLSLPAVKRRVDRLQASGVITGFTANVDYTKLGWSIEAFTELRYTGRTRPPDIERLAVDLPEVQAVYLIAGDPDALCHIRAKDVTHLRAVIDAIRSSGGVMGTKTFITLGSSTEPA, encoded by the coding sequence ATGAGCGCCGTAGACGACATCGACCTGCGGCTGATCGGCTTCCTCAAGCTGGACGGCCGCCGGTCGTACGCCGACATGGCGGCCGAGGTCGGCCTCTCGCTGCCCGCGGTGAAGCGCCGCGTGGACCGCCTCCAGGCGTCCGGCGTGATCACCGGCTTCACCGCGAACGTGGACTACACGAAGCTCGGCTGGAGCATCGAGGCGTTCACCGAGCTGCGCTACACCGGCCGCACCCGCCCCCCGGACATCGAACGGCTCGCCGTCGACCTCCCCGAGGTCCAGGCCGTCTACCTGATCGCGGGCGACCCGGACGCCCTGTGCCACATCCGCGCGAAGGACGTGACGCACCTGCGCGCGGTGATCGACGCGATCCGCAGCTCGGGCGGGGTGATGGGCACCAAGACGTTCATCACCCTCGGCAGCTCGACCGAACCGGCCTGA
- a CDS encoding GNAT family N-acetyltransferase — MTVIRELTVDDWPDWRALRLTALGEAPHAFGARLAEWQGEGDTEARWRQRLIDRPFNVLAEVEGRAAGMASGTVPDEDATVSLHSMYVAASARGHGVGDALIEAVAGWALRCEARRLRLEVFDDNEAAIALYRRHGFTPAGTVRYPRLALEMVREVRHPSRSA, encoded by the coding sequence ATGACGGTCATCCGGGAACTCACGGTGGACGACTGGCCCGACTGGCGGGCGCTGCGGCTGACCGCGCTCGGCGAGGCGCCGCACGCGTTCGGTGCGCGGCTGGCGGAGTGGCAGGGCGAGGGAGACACCGAGGCCCGCTGGCGGCAGCGGCTGATCGACCGGCCGTTCAACGTGCTGGCCGAGGTCGAGGGGCGCGCGGCGGGGATGGCCAGCGGCACCGTGCCCGACGAGGACGCCACGGTGAGCCTGCATTCGATGTACGTGGCGGCTTCCGCGCGCGGGCACGGCGTCGGCGACGCGTTGATCGAGGCCGTCGCGGGGTGGGCGCTGCGCTGCGAGGCCCGGCGGCTGCGGCTGGAGGTGTTCGACGACAACGAGGCCGCCATCGCGCTCTACCGGCGGCACGGGTTCACCCCCGCGGGCACCGTCCGGTACCCGCGGCTCGCGCTGGAGATGGTCCGCGAGGTCAGGCACCCGTCACGTTCGGCATGA
- a CDS encoding acyl-CoA dehydrogenase family protein, which produces MTGALPRTGREVVERARELRPLLAKDAVRIDAEGADPTENMRLLGEAGLHRISVPAEFGGLWEGGLYGGWRETVEAITEIAAADGSTGQCWATTALVARELYGSDLDAGTKRQLAGELMHEGRRFVASNAETGGTGPVTGRRVDGGLVVSGTKTFNTDSGGGGRDLACVSFALAGPDGASARHHALIRLDDPALEARGDWDNMGQRGTFSQTIVYRDVFVPDGWHFASHEPDPYFLCAVMLLHAAILQGIGEGAFEAAVGYLRELDRPSMPRFGSASADPLIHRQLGEMSSELAAGRALMVATAAELADPPVDAGEMGIRGFRSKVASTRAGLDVSSRLHDLTGARSTSNRYRFDRFWRNARTFGSHDSLDVKNALIGDYELAGKFPILSDYVKF; this is translated from the coding sequence ATGACCGGCGCACTGCCGCGGACCGGGCGCGAGGTCGTGGAACGGGCCCGCGAGCTGCGGCCGCTGCTGGCCAAGGACGCCGTACGCATCGACGCCGAGGGCGCCGACCCCACGGAGAACATGCGCCTGCTCGGCGAGGCCGGGCTGCACCGGATCAGCGTGCCGGCCGAGTTCGGCGGGCTGTGGGAAGGCGGCCTGTACGGCGGCTGGCGCGAGACCGTCGAGGCGATCACGGAGATCGCCGCGGCCGACGGCTCCACCGGCCAGTGCTGGGCCACCACCGCGCTGGTCGCGCGCGAGCTGTACGGCTCGGACCTCGACGCCGGGACCAAGCGGCAGCTGGCCGGCGAGCTGATGCACGAGGGGCGCCGGTTCGTCGCGTCGAACGCCGAGACCGGCGGCACCGGCCCGGTGACCGGGCGCCGGGTGGACGGCGGCCTGGTGGTCAGCGGCACCAAGACGTTCAACACCGACAGCGGGGGCGGCGGCCGCGACCTGGCCTGCGTCAGCTTCGCGCTGGCCGGCCCGGACGGCGCGAGCGCCCGCCACCACGCGCTGATCCGGCTCGACGACCCCGCGCTCGAGGCCCGCGGCGACTGGGACAACATGGGCCAGCGCGGCACTTTCAGCCAGACCATCGTCTACCGCGACGTGTTCGTGCCCGACGGCTGGCACTTCGCGTCGCACGAGCCGGACCCGTACTTCCTGTGCGCGGTGATGCTGCTGCACGCGGCGATCCTGCAGGGCATCGGCGAAGGCGCGTTCGAGGCGGCCGTCGGCTACCTGCGCGAGCTGGACCGGCCGAGCATGCCGAGGTTCGGCTCGGCGTCCGCCGACCCGCTGATCCACCGGCAGCTCGGCGAGATGTCGAGCGAGCTGGCCGCGGGCCGGGCGCTGATGGTGGCCACCGCCGCCGAGCTGGCCGATCCGCCCGTGGACGCCGGCGAGATGGGCATCCGCGGGTTCCGTTCGAAAGTGGCCAGCACCCGTGCGGGCCTCGACGTGTCCTCGCGGCTGCACGACCTCACCGGCGCGCGCAGCACGTCCAACCGCTACCGGTTCGACCGCTTTTGGCGCAACGCCAGAACTTTCGGCTCACACGACTCGCTCGACGTGAAGAACGCGCTCATCGGCGACTACGAGCTCGCGGGGAAGTTCCCGATCCTCTCCGACTACGTGAAGTTCTGA
- a CDS encoding alpha/beta hydrolase codes for MPHPSELLPPQDYAAMAPRALTEPHAVAALPGALSHLNLAYATMIGWRPLRLDLHVPAGSPGPHPVVVYAHGGSFVGGIPALGPWTSLPVQGIAVASVAYRLAGEVPFPEPVEDLRAAIRWVRAAAPRFGLDPARVAGWGSSAGGYLMTMAALAGETALGREFGEHRDHSPMLSAVVDHYGLERVC; via the coding sequence ATGCCCCATCCGTCGGAACTCCTGCCACCGCAGGATTACGCGGCCATGGCACCGCGGGCGCTCACCGAACCGCATGCCGTGGCCGCGCTGCCGGGCGCGCTCAGCCACCTCAACCTGGCCTACGCGACGATGATCGGCTGGCGGCCGCTGCGGCTGGACCTGCATGTGCCCGCCGGCTCGCCCGGCCCGCACCCGGTGGTGGTGTACGCGCACGGCGGCAGCTTCGTCGGCGGGATCCCGGCGCTCGGGCCGTGGACTTCACTTCCCGTGCAAGGGATCGCGGTCGCGTCGGTGGCCTACCGGCTGGCCGGGGAGGTGCCGTTCCCGGAGCCGGTCGAGGACCTCCGGGCGGCGATCCGGTGGGTGCGCGCGGCCGCCCCGCGATTCGGCCTCGACCCCGCGCGGGTCGCCGGCTGGGGCAGTTCCGCGGGCGGCTACCTGATGACCATGGCGGCTTTGGCCGGGGAAACGGCGCTGGGGCGGGAATTCGGCGAGCACCGGGACCACTCCCCCATGCTGTCCGCGGTCGTCGACCACTACGGACTAGAGCGTGTCTGCTAA
- a CDS encoding indolepyruvate ferredoxin oxidoreductase family protein: protein MLTESVSLDDKYVADHGRALMSGVQALVRLVLEQRQLDQARGLDTRAFISGYQGSPLGGLDQELGRAKRFLDPAGVVFRPGVNEELAATAVVGTQLLGNVPGRRHAGVTGFWYGKNPGLDRAADAIRHGNLAGTASLGGAVAWIGDDPACKSSTVPSSCEPMAQSLVMPLLAPGSVPEIIEFGLHAVALSRASGLWTGLKIVADIADASATIDVGALRHGIPMPPETQRPTGPALVGAPAVDAEHDQLTRRLDLARTYARETGLNRVTFSARAPKLGVLASGTGYAVLQRAVQDLGLDEAAMDALGLRLIRLAMPYPIDADALAELTEGLDEVLVVEDKVPFLEGHLKEALYRRPGAPNIVGRRDENGRPLLTARGQLGAEDVARALAKRIETVVGPDRLPRASTVHLSAIAPPRPARIALPTATAPRTPFFCSGCPHNVSTRTSDDTLVGVGIGCHAMVAIDGAGRGHQVGLTQMGGEGAQWLGLAPFTDDPHFVQNLGDGTFHHSGSLAIRAAVAGGVTMTYKLLYNDAVAMTGGQRAEGRMDVPSITRLLAVEGVRRIVITTDSPADYRGIALDPIASVRHRDDFTEVEAELAATEGVTVLIHDDRCAAEERRLRKRGQLPSPAERVVVNERVCEGCGDCGDVSTCLSVRPVESEFGPKTRIHQSSCNSDFTCLKGDCPSFLLVTPGAPRRREVPELPVALADPAPRLSEVDSVLLRMPGVGGTGVVTISQVLQMAAHLDGRFAAGLEQTGLAQKGGPVVSDVRISKTPLVGSLRASRATVDVLVGFDLLGAADAGNLATARAGHTVAVVNTAVVPTAAMVTHRVVLPGSPDDALEQIAAVTADLLPLDANQLSETLFGDHMPANMLLIGAAYQHGALPISADAIEAAIRLNGTAVEKTLAAFRWGRAAVLDAAAVREAVAAPVMAPVEVGAVAASIASGDLEAVLAPRVADLIGFQDEALARRYAAEVRRVAVEATGRTDAETGARIGTTFAKGLHKLLAYKDEYEVARLHLDPVEQARRDAEFGADADVAVLLHPPVLRAMGMKRKIRLRGRTATVTFRALRGARRLRGTKADVFGYARVRRVERALPGEYQHLVDRALAHLDEKTAEAVTELAALPDTVRGYEDIKLAAVARFRERAAQLLESITA, encoded by the coding sequence GTGCTCACGGAATCGGTATCGCTGGACGACAAGTACGTCGCCGACCACGGGCGGGCACTGATGTCCGGGGTGCAGGCGCTCGTCCGGCTGGTGCTGGAGCAGCGGCAGCTCGACCAGGCACGCGGCCTCGACACCCGCGCGTTCATCTCCGGCTACCAGGGCTCGCCGCTGGGCGGGCTCGACCAGGAGCTGGGGCGGGCGAAGCGGTTCCTCGACCCGGCCGGCGTGGTGTTCCGCCCCGGGGTGAACGAGGAGCTGGCCGCCACCGCGGTCGTCGGCACGCAGCTGCTCGGCAACGTGCCCGGCCGGCGCCACGCCGGGGTCACCGGCTTCTGGTACGGCAAGAACCCTGGCCTCGACCGCGCGGCCGACGCCATCCGCCACGGCAACCTCGCGGGCACGGCCAGCCTCGGCGGGGCGGTGGCGTGGATCGGCGACGACCCGGCGTGCAAGTCCTCCACCGTGCCCAGCTCGTGCGAGCCGATGGCGCAGAGCCTGGTGATGCCGCTGCTCGCGCCGGGCAGCGTGCCGGAGATCATCGAGTTCGGCCTGCACGCGGTCGCGCTCTCGCGGGCGAGCGGGCTGTGGACCGGGCTGAAGATCGTGGCGGACATCGCCGACGCGTCGGCCACCATCGACGTCGGCGCGCTGCGCCACGGCATCCCGATGCCGCCGGAGACGCAGCGCCCGACCGGGCCCGCGCTGGTCGGCGCCCCGGCGGTGGACGCCGAGCACGACCAGCTCACCCGGCGCCTCGACCTGGCCCGCACGTACGCCCGGGAGACCGGCCTGAACCGCGTCACCTTCTCCGCCCGCGCGCCGAAGCTGGGCGTGCTCGCGTCGGGCACCGGGTACGCCGTGCTGCAGCGGGCGGTGCAGGACCTGGGGCTCGACGAGGCCGCGATGGACGCGCTCGGGCTGCGGCTGATCCGCCTGGCCATGCCTTACCCGATCGACGCCGACGCGCTCGCGGAGCTCACCGAGGGCCTCGACGAGGTGCTCGTGGTCGAGGACAAGGTGCCGTTCCTCGAAGGGCACCTGAAGGAGGCGCTCTACCGGCGGCCCGGCGCGCCGAACATCGTCGGCCGCCGCGACGAGAACGGCCGCCCGCTGCTCACCGCGCGCGGCCAGCTCGGTGCCGAGGACGTCGCCCGCGCGCTCGCGAAGCGGATCGAGACCGTCGTCGGACCGGACCGGCTGCCGCGCGCGTCGACCGTGCACCTGAGCGCGATCGCGCCGCCGCGGCCCGCGCGGATCGCCCTGCCGACCGCGACCGCGCCGCGCACGCCGTTCTTCTGCTCCGGCTGCCCGCACAACGTCTCCACGCGCACCTCGGACGACACGCTGGTGGGCGTCGGCATCGGCTGCCACGCCATGGTGGCGATCGACGGCGCGGGCCGCGGCCACCAGGTCGGCCTCACGCAGATGGGCGGCGAGGGCGCGCAGTGGCTCGGGCTCGCGCCGTTCACCGACGACCCGCACTTCGTGCAGAACCTCGGCGACGGCACGTTCCACCACTCCGGCTCGCTCGCGATCCGCGCGGCCGTGGCGGGCGGCGTGACCATGACGTACAAGCTGCTCTACAACGACGCCGTCGCGATGACCGGCGGGCAGCGCGCCGAAGGCCGGATGGACGTCCCCTCGATCACGCGGCTGCTGGCCGTCGAGGGCGTGCGCCGGATCGTGATCACCACGGACAGCCCGGCGGACTACCGCGGCATCGCGCTGGACCCGATCGCCTCCGTGCGCCACCGCGACGATTTCACCGAGGTCGAGGCCGAGCTGGCCGCGACCGAGGGCGTCACCGTGCTGATCCACGACGACCGGTGCGCGGCCGAGGAACGGCGGCTGCGTAAGCGCGGCCAGCTGCCCTCGCCGGCCGAGCGGGTGGTGGTGAACGAGCGCGTCTGCGAGGGCTGCGGTGACTGCGGCGACGTGTCCACCTGCCTTTCGGTCCGGCCGGTCGAGTCGGAATTCGGCCCCAAGACGCGGATCCACCAGTCCTCCTGCAACAGCGACTTCACCTGCCTCAAGGGCGACTGCCCGTCGTTCCTGCTCGTGACGCCGGGCGCGCCGCGGCGGCGCGAGGTGCCGGAACTGCCGGTGGCGCTGGCCGATCCGGCACCTCGGCTGTCCGAAGTGGACAGTGTGCTGCTGCGGATGCCTGGGGTCGGCGGCACCGGCGTGGTCACGATCTCGCAGGTGCTGCAGATGGCCGCGCACCTGGACGGCCGGTTCGCGGCCGGGCTGGAGCAGACCGGGCTGGCGCAGAAGGGCGGCCCGGTCGTGTCCGACGTCCGGATCTCCAAGACCCCGCTGGTCGGCTCGCTGCGCGCGTCGCGGGCCACGGTCGACGTGCTGGTGGGCTTCGACCTGCTCGGCGCCGCCGACGCTGGCAACCTCGCCACCGCGCGCGCCGGCCACACGGTCGCCGTGGTGAACACCGCGGTGGTGCCGACAGCCGCGATGGTCACCCACCGCGTGGTCCTGCCGGGCTCGCCGGACGACGCGCTGGAGCAGATCGCCGCCGTCACCGCGGACCTGCTGCCGCTGGACGCGAACCAGCTGTCCGAAACGCTGTTCGGCGACCACATGCCGGCCAACATGCTGCTGATCGGCGCCGCCTATCAGCACGGTGCTTTGCCGATCTCGGCCGACGCCATCGAAGCCGCGATCCGGCTCAACGGCACGGCCGTCGAGAAGACCCTGGCCGCGTTCCGCTGGGGCCGCGCCGCGGTGCTCGACGCGGCCGCCGTCCGGGAAGCGGTGGCCGCGCCGGTGATGGCGCCGGTCGAGGTCGGCGCCGTGGCCGCGTCGATTGCCTCCGGGGACCTGGAGGCCGTGCTGGCGCCGCGGGTCGCGGACCTGATCGGCTTCCAGGACGAGGCGCTGGCCCGCCGGTACGCCGCCGAGGTCCGCCGGGTCGCCGTCGAAGCGACCGGGCGCACGGACGCGGAGACGGGCGCGCGGATCGGCACCACGTTCGCGAAGGGCCTGCACAAACTGCTGGCGTACAAGGACGAATACGAGGTCGCGCGGCTGCACCTCGACCCGGTGGAGCAGGCCCGCCGGGACGCGGAGTTCGGCGCCGATGCGGACGTCGCCGTGCTGCTGCACCCGCCGGTGCTGCGCGCGATGGGCATGAAGCGCAAGATCCGCCTGCGTGGCCGCACGGCCACGGTCACCTTCCGGGCCCTGCGGGGCGCGCGACGGCTGCGCGGCACGAAGGCCGACGTGTTCGGCTACGCCCGCGTCCGCCGCGTCGAGCGCGCGCTGCCGGGGGAGTACCAGCACCTCGTCGACCGCGCGCTGGCCCACCTGGACGAGAAGACCGCCGAGGCCGTCACGGAGCTGGCCGCGCTGCCCGACACCGTCCGCGGGTACGAGGACATCAAGCTGGCCGCCGTGGCGCGGTTCCGGGAGCGCGCGGCGCAGCTGCTGGAGTCGATCACCGCCTGA